In the Streptomyces fradiae ATCC 10745 = DSM 40063 genome, GGAGCCGGCCGCCTTCCCGATCCGGTACGGGAAGAGGGTCCGGTACGACGTCCGCCTGCTGGGGTTGACGGAGGCGGTCACGTGGTAGGTGTGCGGCCCGGAGCGCTCCAGCGTGATCCGGGTGAGGCGGTGCCGCCGCCGGATGGCCGGCAGACCGCGGCGTACGGACTCCTCCGTGGCCGCGTCCGCGCCCAGCAGCGCCTCGGCCTCGCGGACGGCCGCGTCGAGGGCGGCGAGCATCTCCCGGCGGGTGCGCCGGTCCTCCCGCCCCCGGCCGTCCCGTCGCCCGCCGCCCCGTGTCGGCTCGTCCCGCCGCCTGCCGCGTCCGGGCCTGCCGCGCCGGTCCCGGTCCCGGTCCCGTCCCGTCCTGTCGCGCCCGGTCCCGGGGGCCCGGTCGCGCCGGGGTCCGCGGCCGGGGCCCGGCCGGCCGGCGGGGCCGGGCCGCCGCGCCGTGCCGGGGCGTCCGCGGGGCCGGTCCGGGTGCCGCGGGCGGCCCGCCCCGGCCGCGTCACCGGCCCGGGTGCGGGAGCCCTTCCCCCCACCACCCGGTCCGATCCTGGCCCACAGCCTCCGGACGAGTCCGGCGAGCCGGTCGACGGCCGCGTTCACCGCCCGGTCGACCGGGGCGGCCAGCCGCCGCACGATCCGCCCGACCCGCGCGGCGACGCCGCCCACGCCGAGGAGCGCCGCGAGGACGCCCAGGAGCACGGGGATCGAGCGGGCCAGGGCGCGTTCGACCAGCGCCGGTACGCCGCCGCTGCCGCCCCGCGCGATGGCGATGACCGCGTCGAGCACCGCGTTGACGAAGGCGATGATCTGGCGGGCCTGGGTGACGACGAACCGGACGAAGTCGACGATCAGCTTCACCGCCCGGACGAACGCCGACGCCGGGTTGAGCAGCGAGATCACCCACAGGATCCCGGCGACCACGATGGTCGGCCGGACGTAGGCGACGACGTCGTCGAGCAGCCGGGCGCGCAGGTCGCCGACGCGCGGCCGGATCTCCTCCCACAGCGCGGCGACGCCCCGCCTGCGGACGTCGGCGAGGAGCGGAACCGCGCTCTCGGCCGCCGCGACCGCGGGTTCGGGCACCTTGCGGGTGAGCCGGGCGCGGATGCCGTGCCACGTCAGGCCGAGCGTGCCGGCGACCATCTCCACGACACCGGGGGTGTCGAACCGCGCCGGCGGCCGGATCCCCGCCTCGGCGGTGCGGCCCAGCAGCCACGACAGGATGCCCTGCTTCAGGTGGCGGCCGATGTTCTGCAGGAACCGCCGCAGACCGGCGCCGACGGCGGACACCAGGTTGCGCAGGAATCCGACCGGGTCCCTGAGGATCAGCATGACGGCCTGGGCGGCCTTGGCGAGGACCGCCAGCAGCAGCCGCTTCAGCTCCAGGATGGTGTCGATGACCGCCTTGACCGCGTCGACCGCCTTCGCGACCAGGCCCCGGTTCTTCTCCTTCTCCGCGGCGATCTCGTCGTCGACGGCGGTCAGCGCCTCGGTGTACTTCGCCGCCAGCGTGTCGACGAGCTGGGTGCCCTTCTCGTCCACCGCACGGGTCAGTTCGTCGAACCGGTCGGTGAACTCGGCCGCCGCCCGCCGCCCCACCTCCCGCAGGTCGGCCGGGAGCCGGCGCACCGCGTCCCGCATCTCGGCTCGCCCCTGGGCGATGCGCCGCTTGGCCCGGTTCAGTTCGGCGCCGATCAGCCCGGCCACGTCCGTGATGACCTGCCGCATCCGGCGCACGTAGCCGTCGCGGGCCTCCTCGAAGATCCGGTCGGCCTCGGCGGGCAGCCCGGCGAACAGGTCCCGCACCCAGCGCAGTTTGCCCGTCGCCCCCGCATAGCGGCGGTCCTTGTACTCGTCCATCTTCCGCCGGTGCTCGGCGGTGAACGCCTTCCGCGCCTCCCTCTCGCCCCGGTCGAACCGGTCGTCGACAAGGCCGTCCAGCCCGTCGAGGATCGCCTCGACGTCCTTCTTCATCCGGTCGAACACGCCTTGCAGGACCGCGGTGACGGCGGCCCGCTTCTCCTCGTCGCTGCCCTTCGCGCCCGCCTTGCCCGCGTCCACCTGCCGGCCGGCCAGCGCCCGCCGGTCGCCCATCGCGCCCATGGCCTCGGTGCCTATCCGCCTGGCCCGCGCCGTGGCGCCGCGCAGTTCGGCCGCCTCGTGCCCGCGCAGCCGCCGCGGGGCGGCGGCGGAGTGCCGCTCGGCGGCCCGCTTCGCACCGAGCGCCCGGGTGAAGGAGGGCTCGTTGGACGTGCGGAGCTGCGCTTCGGTGACCCGCGCGTCCGCCATCCGCCGGTCGACCTCGGCGGGCCCCGCCGACATGTCGGTCTCCGACGGCGGCAGCCGGTCCGGTACGGCCTGCGCCGGGTCGGGGGCGGCCGGGGCGCTGGGCGGCCGGTCGCCGCGCATCGGCACCACCTTCTTCGGCACGGCCGCCGACGTGTCGGGCGGGGCGGCGGTCGTCGTGGCGATCTGCCGTGCCGAATCCGCCCTGCCCTCCCCGACCTTGCCGTGCACCTCCGCGCGTACCTCGTCGGCCTTGCCGGACCCGGCGAACCGGTCCGCCTCGTCGAGGTTCTTCGGCGCCCGGTCGGCGACCGCCTTCTCGACCGCCCGGATGAACGCGGCCTGGTCGAACTCCCTCGGCTCGGCCTCGTGCATCCGCTCCGCGTTGGCGGCCTTGCCCTGGGCCTCCAGGTCGTCCCGCGGCGGCAGCGCCGCGTCCTGCGCGGCTACGGCCTCGGCGCGGGGCGGCGGGTGGGAGGCGGCGAGCGCGCGCTTCTTGCTCCGTACGTCCCGGGTCAGCGCCGCGAACTTCGGATCGGTCCGGGGCCCGCCCCGCCGCTTCCGCCCCGCGGCCTTCTCCGCCCGGCCACCACCGGAGGCGCCCCCGCCCGCCCCGCCCTGCGAACCGGGCCCGCCGGACACCGAGTCCCGCGTCTCCGACTCCAGGGCGCGCCCCCGGGCGGGGGTGGACCCCTCCCGCGCGGCGCCCGTACGGCCACCGGCGCCCTCCTCCGCCACCCCGCGCCCGGCGTCCGGGCGGCTACGCCCACCAGTCCCTCCCGTCTCACGCGCCGGACCCACCCCGGCCCCGGCGGCCGCGACGGCGCCGTTGCCGACCGTGTCCTGGGCGGCCGCGCTCCCGGCCCGTACGGACAGGGGCGGGGGAGCGGCCGGCCCGGCTCCGCCCACCAGGGCGGCCACGACGGCGGCGTTGGACGGAGCGCCGGCCGCGGTCACCGAGCCGCGCGCGGAGCCGGCCGCCGCGGGCCGCACCGCGGTCGCGGCCCCGGGGACCGCCGGCCGCGTCCGGAGAGCCTTCGGCAGGGGCAACGGACGGCCTCCCTCCACACGTGTCGGCGGCGGCACGGCCCTGCGGCCCACGCCACCCGCCGGGAGTGTGCCGCCCCACCCGTGAGGAGCACGTCACCCCCGCGTCCACCCCACGTCGCCGCACCCCGGCGGGGTGTCACCATGAGCAGGCGCACAGGCCCGGAGACGGCGGCTCGTCCATCGACTGACCGCCTGTCCACCACACCGTGGTCGACCTGTGCCGGTGAACGTCGACCGATTGCCGGCGAAGGGCGATCAACGGGGGTGTGTGCCAGTCGGGGCTGACCGTCTGTGGGTTCGTGACAGTGGAAGACGACCGCTGGTGGTCGTCCTGCCCCATCGAAGGTTGGTCACCTCCATCGAGGTGTCAGCGCGGTGCGTCGCGGCCGTCGTCGGCCTCGGCCGCATCGCCGGCCTCCTGTCAGTGGCGCGTGGTTGGGTGGCCGCATCCTTGAAGGAGGACCACGTGACCGATCTCAAAGCGGAGTTGCACCGCGAGCTGCGGGCAGGACGGGCCGGTCTGCTCTCCAAGCTGGATGGGCTCACCGCATACGACATGCGCCGGCCCATGACGCCCACCGCCACGAACCTGCTGGGGTTGGTCAAGCATCTGGCAGGCCTTGAGTACGGATACCTCGGCGCATCGTTCGACCGGCCGGCACCAGAGCCGCTGGCCTGGGTCGAGGACGGTTCGATCTGGGACGGCGCAGACATGTGGGCCCGGCCCGACGAGTCCGGCAAGTACATCGTCGAGCTCTATCGACGTGCCTGCGCGCATGCCGACCGGACCATCACGGATCTCGCACTCGACACGCCGGGCCAGGTGCCGCACTGGCCCGAAGACCGCCGGGCCACCACCCTGGGCGTGCTGCTCGTCCGCATGGTCTCCGAGACCGCCCGGCATGCCGGCCACGCCGATGTCCTGCGAGAGCTCATCGACGGCGAAGCCGGACCGGATCACGACGGCTTCGGCGACGAGGCCGAGTGGCGGCGGTATCACGCCCGTGTTCAGGCGGCGGCCGACACCCACCGCGCATCAGGCGGGCCCCGTTGCGTGTCGAGGTCTCGACGCCCTCTTTGATCGCCTGCCGCATCGCCGCATCGCCGCATCGCCGCATCGCCGCGACGACGGCGTCAGGTGCGTCACCGAACTCCTCGCGCTTGCGGGCCGAACGATGGTCCATGACCCTGGCCGGTCCGGCCAGGCCGTCCTCCGTGCAACGGCGTCGCCGCAGCCGCACCGCCCCGGACTTGATCCCGAGGCCGAGGGCCGCGAGTTCGGCGGCCTCGGTCTTCCGGCGTGAGGTCACCGACGGGCCCGGTCCGCCGCCACCGCGCGGGTGGTGGGCGGCGGACCGGGCCGCGGACGGTGCCGGCGGCCGGCGCGGGAGCGGCGGCGGTCTACTCGTTCCGCGAGCGGGTGAGGTCGCGCCCGAGGGTCTCCCTCGTGACGGCCACCGTGATGGTGGTGACGACGGCCGCCACGCTGAGGTAGACGGCGATCGGGACGGAGGAGTCGTACTCCTTCAGCAGCTCGACCGCGATGATCGGAGCGAGGGCGCCGGCGAGGATCGAGGCGAGCTGGGAGCCCATGGAGGCGCCGGAGTAGCGGACCTTGGTGTCGAACATCTCGGAGATGAACGCGGCCTGCGGTCCGTACATCGCGCCGTGCAGCAGCAGACCCGCCGTCACGGCCAGCGTGATCACCGTGAACGACCCGGAGTCGACGAGGCCGAAGAAGACGAACGCCCAGACCGCCATGCCCACCGAGCCGATGAGCGTGACCGGGCGCCGGCCCAGCCGGTCCGACAGCGCACCCCACAGCGGGATGGTGACGAAGTGGACGGCGGAGCCGATCAGGACGGCGTTGAGCGCGGTGCTCTTGGGCAGCCCCAGGTGGACGGTGACGTAGACCAGGAGGAAGGAGGTGAGGATGTAGTACGAGATGTTCTCGCCGAAGCGGGTGCCGATGGCCGCGAGCACCTCGCGCCAGCTGCGCCGGAACACCTCCACGACCGGGGCCTCCTCCTTGGCGCCCTCGGCGGCCGCTGCCTCGGCCTTCGCCTGCGCCGCCAGGAAGACCGGGGACTCGGACACCGAGACGCGGATCCACAGGCCGATCACCACGAGCAGCCCGGACAGCAGGAACGGGACGCGCCAGCCCCACGACTGGAACGTCTCCTCCGACTGGACGGCGGCGAGCAGCGCCAGCACACCGGTCGCGAGCAGGTTGCCGCCGGGTGCGCCGGCCTGCGGCCAGGAGGCCCAGAAGCCGCGGTGCCTGTCCCCGCCGTGCTCGGAGACGATCAGGACGGCGCCGCCCCACTCGCCGCCGAGCGCGAAGCCCTGGACCAGGCGCAGCACCGTCAGCAGGATCGGGGCCCACACGCCGATGGTCTCGTAGGTGGGCAGCAGGCCCATGGCGAAGGTGGCGCCGCCCATCATGAGGAGGCTGAGCACCAGGAGCTTCTTGCGGCCGATCTTGTCCCCGAAGTGGCCGAAGACGATGCCGCCGAGCGGCCGGGCGGCGAACCCGATGGCGTACGTGACGAACGCGATGAGCGTGCCCACCAGGGGGTCGGAGGTGGGGAAGAAGAGCGTGTTGAAGACCAGGGCCGCGGCCGAGCCGTACAGGAAGAAGTCGTACCACTCGATGGTGGTGCCGATCAGGCTCGCTCCGACGATGCGGCCGATGCCGCCTCTCGGCTGGGTGGTGGTGTCAGACATGGGTTCACCGGTTTCGCGGACGGAAGGGACAGGGGGAGGGGAGGAAGGAGAAGGGGAGAGGGGGAGAAGGGGAGAGGGGGAGAGGGGGAGAAGGGGAGAGGGGGAAGAAGCGGGAGGAAGGTGGGGAGGGACGGAGGGCATCGGTGCCCCGCACGGACGGCGGCGCCCCGGGGGCGGTGCCGCTCGGGCCCGTCGTCAGCCGGCGGTCCAGCCGCCGTCGAGCGGCAGGGAGGCGCCGGTCAGGTAGCCGGTGTGCGGGCCGCACAGCCACAGCACGGCCGCGGCGACCTCCTCCGGCTCCAGGAGCCGTTTGACGGGCGAGCGGGCCAGCATCACCTCCGAGAGGACGTCGCCCTCGCTGATGCCGTGCGCGGCGGCCTGGTCGCGGACCTGGCCCTCGACGAGCGGCGTGCGGACGTAGCCGGGACTGACGCAGTTGCTGGTCACCCCGTGCGGGGCGCCCTCGATCGCCGCGACCTTGCTCAGCCCCTCGAGGCCGTGCTTGGCGGCGACGTAGGCGGACTTGTAGGCGCTGGCCCGCAGTCCGTGGACGCTGGAGACGTTCACGATCCGGCCCCACCCCTGCCCGTACATGTGCGGCAGGACCCGGCGCATCAGCAGGAACGGGGCGGTCACCATCACCTTCTGGATCAGTTCGAACCGCTCCGCCGGGAACTCGGTGAGCGGGGCGACGTGCTGGAGGCCGGCGTTGTTGACCAGCACGTCCACCCCGGACGGGAGGAGGTCGATCGCGGCCCGGTCCGCGAGGTCGGCCTCATGGGCCTGTCCGCCGGCCATCCTCGCGACGGCCTCGGCGGCGGCTCCGTCCCGGTCCACGACGTGCACGGCGGCCCCGGCCCGGGCCAGGGCGAGCACGCAGGCCCGTCCGATGCCGCTGCCGCCGCCGGTCACCATCGCCGTGCGGCCGCTCAGGTCGGCCGCGGCGTCGGGCGGTGGAGGAACCGGAGTGGGAAAGGTGTTCGTCATGGCCGGAAACAGTAGGGAGAGCTCCGGGTCTCTCCCATGTGGTCGACCACTACAAGCTGATGACGTTCAGTGGTGTCAGGCCCTATGGGCGCGGTGCGGAGGGGAGTGACGGAGCCTCCGGAGGCGGTGCCGTGGCGCTCGGTCAGGAGAACCTTCGTCCGCGCAGGGAGCAGTGGGCGACGAGCGACGCGGCGTCCGCGCCCGGAGGCCGCGCGACCGTCCCGGAGGCGGGCGGGCGGTCGCCCCTGACGACCCACCGCTCCAGGGCGGTGAAGCCGGCGCGGTGGCAGGGCACGAGCGGCCGCAGCCTGTCGGGGAAGGCGTCGAACAGCGAGTCCGCGTGCGTGCCGCCCTCGATCCGGTAGTAGCGGTGCAGGTGGCCGCGGCCGGCTTCGCGCACCATGCGGGCGTAGACGTCGGAGTCCCGCCCTATCGGCAGCAGGACGTCCAGGGTGCCGTGCAGGGTGATCAGGGGGCGGCCGATCCTGCCGGTGAGGGCGATCTTCCGCACGGCCCGCCGCACGTCGTCGGGGCGCGTGCCGTAGTCGTAGTCGGCGTCGCAGGCCGGGGTGCCGGGCGCGCAGTACGGGGTGCCCGCCTCGGTCGCGCCGTCGAAGTCCGGGTCGAACTCCTCGCGGTAGACGCGCTGGGTGAGGTCCCAGTAGACCTGGTGGTGGTACGGCCACAGGAACTCCGAGCCCGCCGGGAAGCCCGCCGCGTGCAGGGCCCGCCGCGCCGCGGGCGCGCCGGCGCCCCCCGCGGCGTACTCGGGGTACGCGCGCAGCGCCTTCGGCAGGAAGTCCAGCAGGTTGGGGCCCTCGACGCGCCACAGGGTGCCTTCCCAGTCGACTCCGCCGTCGTACAGCTCGGGGTGGTTCTCCAGTTGCCAGCGCACCAGGTAGCCGCCGTTCGACATCCCGGTCACCAGGGTGCGCGAGGGCGGCCGGCGGTAGCGCTGCGCCACCGTCTCGCGGGCCGCTCGCGTGAGCTGGGTGAGACGGTCGTTCCACTCGGCGACGGCGTCGCCCGGCTCCGCCCCGTCGCGGTGGAAGGCGGGCCCGGTGTTGCCCTTGTCGGTGGCGGCGTACGCGTAGCCCCTGGCCAGCACCCAGTCGGCGATGGCCCGGTCGTTCGCGTACTGCTCGCGGTTGCCGGGGGTGCCGGCCACCACGAGGCCGCCGTTCCACCGGTCGGGCAGGCGGACGACGAACTGGGAGTCGTGGTTCCAGCCGTGGTTGCCGTTGGTGGTGGAGGTGTCGGGGAAGTAGCCGTCGATCTGGATGCCCGGCACCCCGCTCGGCACGGGCAGGGAGCGGGGCGTGAGGCCCGCCCAGTCGGCGGGGTCGGTGTGCCCGGAGGCGACCGTGCCGGCCGTCGTCAGCTCGTCCAGGCAGGCCGACCGCTGGTGCTCGGCGCCCGGAACGCGGACCTGCCCGACGCGCGGGCAGTGCCCGGCGGCGCCGCCGGGCGTCGACGCCCCGGGCACCGAAGTGCCGGGGGCGGCCGTGGCCGGCCCGGCGGTGGCCACCAGGGCGGCGAGGGCCAGGGCCGCGGCCGCGCTCCGGCGGGCCCCGGACGTCCGGCGCCCGTGCGGACGCGCTGGAGCAGCGGGCGGACGTGGCGGGGGAGCGGGTGACAGCGCCGGGCTGTCGGCGAGAAGCCCCATCTGCGTACCTCCGGGATCGGGTGTCAAGGACGCGCGAGAGGCTACGACCCCACTCCGACCCGCCCCATGGGTGCGCCGCCCACTCTTCCCTCGTAGTTCATGGGTGAAGGCACCACCCTGCCGGGTCTGACGGGTTCCTCCCCGCAGGAGGCGGGACGAGTGCCTGCCCACGGGGCTTGCGACGTACCTCGCCCCTCGCCTGCGGTACATGGCGGCCCATCACATACCGGCCGACGCAAGCCTGGGCGGCCGCCCCATGCCACCGCCTCCGCACGGCCCCCATGATGCACGCCACGCCACGCCACACCGCGCCGACGCCGGCGGGACCGGCCTCGGCGCGGGCCGGAAACCCTCAGGAGGCAGTCGACCATGGGACAGCTCCCCTCTCCGCTCCACCCCGCACGCACCCGCCGCGGCGGACGTGTCCGGCGCCGGCTCGCCACCGCCGCGGCGGCACTGGCCCTCTCGGCCGGCCTCACGGCGGCGGGCCCGCACGCGTCCGCCGCCGGCCCGGCGGCCACGGGCCCGCACGCGTCCGCCGCCGGCCTGACCCAGGTCACCGGCTTCGGCTCCAACCCCGGGAACCTGTCCATGTACACCCACGTCCCCGACGGCCTGCCCGCCGGCGCCCCGCTCGTCGTCGCCCTGCACGGCTGCACCCAGAGCGCGAGCGACTACCACGCCGGGTCCGGCTGGCCGCGCATCGCCGACCGCGACGGCTTCGCCCTGGTCTTCCCCCAGACGACCGGGGCCAACAACGCGAACTCCTGCTTCAACTGGTTCGACCCGGCGGACAGCGCACGGGACCGGGGCGAAGCACTGTCGATCCGCCAGATGGTCGACAAGGCCGTCGCGCTGTACGGCAGCGACACCGGCCGGGTCTACATCACGGGCCTCTCCGCGGGCGGCGGCATGACCGCCAACATGCTGGCCGCCTACCCCGACGTCTTCGCGGGCGGCGCCGTCGCCTCCGGGCTGCCCGCGTCCTGCGCGACCACCCTGACCGCCGCGTACACCTGCATGTACAGCCCCCCGGACCGGACCCCGGCCCAGTGGGGCGCGCTTGTGCGCTCCGCCGCTCCCGCCGGAACCTCCGCCTGGCCCCGCGTGGCGGTCTGGCAGGGCACCGCGGACACCACGGTCGCCCCGGCCAACGCGGCGGAGCTGCGCGACCAGTGGACCGACGTCTGGGGCGTCGGCCAGACGCCCTCCCGCACCGCGGCGCTCGGTGGCGGGACGACGCTGGACGAGTACGACGACCCCTCGGGGCGGCCCGCCGTGCGGGTCTACACCGTCGCGGGCATGGCCCACGGCCTCGCCGTCGACCCCGGCAGCGGCGCCGACCAGTGCGGTACCGCCGGCACCTACTACCTCGACACCATCTGCTCCAGTCACCACACCGCCCTCTTCTGGGGACTGGACCGCGAGGGCGACGGCGGCGATCCGGGCACCCTGCCCGCGCCCACGGGGCTGGCCCTCGCGGGGACGACCGACACGACCGCGACCCTGAGCTGGGGCGCGGTGAGCGGCGCGGCCGCCTACGAGGTGCACCGCGACGGCACGAGGACGGGCACCACCACGTCGACCTCCCACACCGACACCGGACTGGCCACCGGCACGACGTACACGTACACCGTC is a window encoding:
- a CDS encoding 3-hydroxybutyrate dehydrogenase; protein product: MTNTFPTPVPPPPDAAADLSGRTAMVTGGGSGIGRACVLALARAGAAVHVVDRDGAAAEAVARMAGGQAHEADLADRAAIDLLPSGVDVLVNNAGLQHVAPLTEFPAERFELIQKVMVTAPFLLMRRVLPHMYGQGWGRIVNVSSVHGLRASAYKSAYVAAKHGLEGLSKVAAIEGAPHGVTSNCVSPGYVRTPLVEGQVRDQAAAHGISEGDVLSEVMLARSPVKRLLEPEEVAAAVLWLCGPHTGYLTGASLPLDGGWTAG
- a CDS encoding tannase/feruloyl esterase family alpha/beta hydrolase, encoding MGLLADSPALSPAPPPRPPAAPARPHGRRTSGARRSAAAALALAALVATAGPATAAPGTSVPGASTPGGAAGHCPRVGQVRVPGAEHQRSACLDELTTAGTVASGHTDPADWAGLTPRSLPVPSGVPGIQIDGYFPDTSTTNGNHGWNHDSQFVVRLPDRWNGGLVVAGTPGNREQYANDRAIADWVLARGYAYAATDKGNTGPAFHRDGAEPGDAVAEWNDRLTQLTRAARETVAQRYRRPPSRTLVTGMSNGGYLVRWQLENHPELYDGGVDWEGTLWRVEGPNLLDFLPKALRAYPEYAAGGAGAPAARRALHAAGFPAGSEFLWPYHHQVYWDLTQRVYREEFDPDFDGATEAGTPYCAPGTPACDADYDYGTRPDDVRRAVRKIALTGRIGRPLITLHGTLDVLLPIGRDSDVYARMVREAGRGHLHRYYRIEGGTHADSLFDAFPDRLRPLVPCHRAGFTALERWVVRGDRPPASGTVARPPGADAASLVAHCSLRGRRFS
- a CDS encoding DinB family protein, whose product is MTDLKAELHRELRAGRAGLLSKLDGLTAYDMRRPMTPTATNLLGLVKHLAGLEYGYLGASFDRPAPEPLAWVEDGSIWDGADMWARPDESGKYIVELYRRACAHADRTITDLALDTPGQVPHWPEDRRATTLGVLLVRMVSETARHAGHADVLRELIDGEAGPDHDGFGDEAEWRRYHARVQAAADTHRASGGPRCVSRSRRPL
- a CDS encoding extracellular catalytic domain type 1 short-chain-length polyhydroxyalkanoate depolymerase, translated to MGQLPSPLHPARTRRGGRVRRRLATAAAALALSAGLTAAGPHASAAGPAATGPHASAAGLTQVTGFGSNPGNLSMYTHVPDGLPAGAPLVVALHGCTQSASDYHAGSGWPRIADRDGFALVFPQTTGANNANSCFNWFDPADSARDRGEALSIRQMVDKAVALYGSDTGRVYITGLSAGGGMTANMLAAYPDVFAGGAVASGLPASCATTLTAAYTCMYSPPDRTPAQWGALVRSAAPAGTSAWPRVAVWQGTADTTVAPANAAELRDQWTDVWGVGQTPSRTAALGGGTTLDEYDDPSGRPAVRVYTVAGMAHGLAVDPGSGADQCGTAGTYYLDTICSSHHTALFWGLDREGDGGDPGTLPAPTGLALAGTTDTTATLSWGAVSGAAAYEVHRDGTRTGTTTSTSHTDTGLATGTTYTYTVAAVDAAGVPGPVSSPVTATTTGHTPACHTASNYAHTVAGRAHQSGGHTYAAGSGQAMGLWNTFTTRTLKETSPGYHVVADAGCPA
- a CDS encoding MFS transporter; its protein translation is MSDTTTQPRGGIGRIVGASLIGTTIEWYDFFLYGSAAALVFNTLFFPTSDPLVGTLIAFVTYAIGFAARPLGGIVFGHFGDKIGRKKLLVLSLLMMGGATFAMGLLPTYETIGVWAPILLTVLRLVQGFALGGEWGGAVLIVSEHGGDRHRGFWASWPQAGAPGGNLLATGVLALLAAVQSEETFQSWGWRVPFLLSGLLVVIGLWIRVSVSESPVFLAAQAKAEAAAAEGAKEEAPVVEVFRRSWREVLAAIGTRFGENISYYILTSFLLVYVTVHLGLPKSTALNAVLIGSAVHFVTIPLWGALSDRLGRRPVTLIGSVGMAVWAFVFFGLVDSGSFTVITLAVTAGLLLHGAMYGPQAAFISEMFDTKVRYSGASMGSQLASILAGALAPIIAVELLKEYDSSVPIAVYLSVAAVVTTITVAVTRETLGRDLTRSRNE